From Alteromonas sp. RKMC-009, one genomic window encodes:
- a CDS encoding CPBP family glutamic-type intramembrane protease: MSRKMGTACIMPGKDLVYSQIQLLPDLLLSYVWCVLWTFFIVYFASFAGIPFPAEGEEGFPSVSLQGIIFIVFAGPFLENCVLTGLIHQLRKKITTDGPVIIICGFIAGGLHGIVYVGWGVTTFLSFALMTRLYLRYRHRKGFVAALLLHILLNASSILPVLF; encoded by the coding sequence TTGAGCAGGAAAATGGGGACTGCCTGTATTATGCCCGGTAAAGACTTAGTGTATTCACAAATCCAATTGCTGCCTGATCTTTTACTCAGCTATGTGTGGTGCGTTCTCTGGACTTTTTTTATCGTGTACTTTGCATCTTTTGCGGGAATCCCTTTTCCCGCGGAAGGTGAAGAGGGCTTTCCGTCAGTAAGTTTGCAGGGGATCATCTTCATCGTTTTCGCAGGCCCCTTTTTAGAGAATTGTGTCCTTACAGGGCTTATTCATCAGTTGAGGAAAAAAATAACAACTGATGGCCCGGTTATCATTATCTGTGGTTTCATTGCCGGCGGCCTGCACGGCATCGTGTATGTGGGGTGGGGAGTGACGACCTTTCTGAGCTTTGCCCTGATGACACGACTGTATCTCAGGTACCGTCATCGGAAAGGCTTTGTTGCAGCGCTGCTATTACATATATTACTTAATGCATCATCAATTTTGCCCGTGTTATTTTAA